The Cucurbita pepo subsp. pepo cultivar mu-cu-16 chromosome LG05, ASM280686v2, whole genome shotgun sequence nucleotide sequence AGTGTGTGGCTATCAAACTAAACTTTAAGCCTCATTTGgttgtaaattattttcatttttatattctcgaaagtaaaaaagaacacaaagaaaacgaagaaaatatgtttgtcagacatattttcaaacaaaaaaaaaaatcttaaaatagggtattaaaaacaaaacaaaacagaaatttGTTTAGCTTTGGAAAACAGGCATCTATGGAACTGAACTTTTCCagcaaatttttaattttgatttactcttaattgtttaataaaaaaaatgtagtcCTTGCTGTGAATTATACTATCTTTATCCaacttaaaaacaaatatgatCATAAAAGATATATTATCAAATATGGCAATATGTTTTTCTacccatttcaaaaaaaaagttctttcCTTACTCCATATTACagatttgaaataaataaataatcattatgattattatcCATCTAACAAATCTTAAcctatcaaattaattaaattaattaaataaatggagGTGAAGACTGATAAATCAATTTGTAACACCCCAAGTTaattagagaagagaacaaaatattttttataagaatatgaAAGGTCTGGTTGTTgtgtagttttattttaaaattattttgtatattatGGGAAGGAGTGCAGTAAGGAGTTAAATAAGGAATAATAAGTTATGTGGCAGTCCTTCCCTCTTGAATTGGCAAAAAGCAACTTCACTGCCATGCTCAAGTGTCCTAATTGTGTTGGCTGCTAAGTAGTATCCAAATATGCCTCCACACATCTCCTTCTTACTACAACTAATACCTCATTCACccctttttcattaataagCCCTtccccccctctctctctctctctctggagaacagttttcattttcatcacaaATTTCATACTTATTTGTGTGTTTTGTGTATCAGGTTTGAAGTTGGGGCATGGAGGGAGGTGAGTACAGGAGCATGAGTAATGGGAAGGTTGtgaagaatgaagaacaaCAATGGGGTTTCGCCAAACAAGAAACATTTTCAAGCGATCAATTTCTCCATTGGCCTGCAAGGAAATACACTTGTAATTTTTGCAGGAGGGAATTCAAATCTGCTCAAGCTCTGGGAGGGCATATGAATGTTCATAGAAGGGATAGGGGAAGATTGAGATATTGGTCTTCTTGGATGCATAACAACTCATACCCTACCCCTAGTTTCTGTTTGCCGCCTCCACCGCCATCTTGCTTCAGTTTCAGACCAAGTATTGAGAACAGCTCCTTGAGTTGCATTGAGGGAAGTGGGAGCTGTTCAAGGAGCAATGAAGGAGATGAAGATGCTGATGTGGAtggggtgaagaagaagaagaggaagaaaggtTCAGTTAATTTGGAGGGGAAGATGGGGAATTTGGTAGGTTGTTCAAGTGAGGATCTGGATTTGGAGCTACATCTTTAAGTTTCTATGTATAAACTCCCCTTGTTTTGTTAACATGTGTTTTGTGTgcccttttttctttacctaatttcttttttatggaAACTTTGTTGCCTTTATACTCTTATTCACAACTTAccctctcttttatttttaatttcttattttctaaataaaataaaataaataaataaataaataaaggaaaaaagagcCAACTAGGTTGTCTTTTTTAAACCCTCAGCCGCCGGACACTATTACTCCCTCACCTCACTCCGACCCTTCACTCACTTGCTCAACTTTATTCGCATTTTtaacctatttaaatatattaattttaattcttccaattaaatatattatttatttatttttaatatataaaatatattaattattaatttaaatatttcaacaaaaaaaaattaattaaaattatctttAGACCTTTACTGATAATAAGCAATAAGCATTAATAAGATGTCATAAAGTTAATTAATCAAGTTTTTCACTCCATATTTGATCAAGTTCTTAAAACGATAGATATGATAAATTTGCtacaaaagttgaaaatgtaAGTCCTTACCCGTAAAAGTTTGTAACTAACCCAAGATTAATATTGGATGGCACATCattatcttataaaaatattaatattctccattaatgaatttataaaagaagattaaatatttgcaGTATTACAAGCTTGTTGTATAAGACGCTCCTCTCACATATCTCTACATGAATGATTGGGTCGTATTAATAGTATTATTACGATAAGATTGTGACTTTATCCGCATGTTATAAACTTTTTagattattaatgtaacacgGTAAACCTTTGATTTCATACCATATGCTatacataatataaaataacagattattttattaataaaggataaaatatttaactacAAAAGGTAGGAGCTTTAGACATCCTTAGTTTTTCTCGTTGCCACCCACTATGCGCCTCCGACCATTGCGCCCTTCTGCCACAGACGTCGTCCCTCCGTCTCCGAAACAAACGTTGCATGATCGTTGTGTAGGTGGCTGCGCACAGACACTTTTGACGACTGCGCATCGCCCATGGTAGCAGTGACCGACACCCAACACAAACAGTTTAAGGCATTAAGACTATAAAATGAAGGATTGATTAGGACATGCCTAAATTGGAGGCAAGCATTCAGGTCATTTTGTCAAACAACTTGCCTTTATAAtacaattaattaacttttgtATTATACTCTAAAAGCTTAATGCCAAAATGACAAAtgcataattaaaaaaaaaaaaataataataataattacttaattaattatatagatATGATCTTGGCCTGCAATATGAATGCAACAATGGAAAAAGCAACATAATTACATATGCATGCAATGATGCACATGAACTCAACAGAGACAGggacagagagagagattgtCAATAGTCAATACCCTTTGCAAGAAGACTGTTGAATTGTAATGAATTGTAATGAATTATATGATGAAGTTTGATTGATTGTGAGGGGACAAAAATGTTACTTTCTTAATTATACATAAATCTATACAACATTCCATCTTTATATACGGTTAAGTAGTTAACGTGGTCATGTTGCAAGGGATGCAGAGAAATGTTGAGATTACTGGGTATGAATTCGAATACGAAATcgtaattcaaactaaaaatgattatgGTTGGTCTAATAATCATGATTTGTATGATAGATATGGGAGAAAGAAGTTTTAGAGGGGAAATCTTCCCTTTGCTGAGAATGAAAGCAAGTGGAGGGTGTGGGTGTGGGATTTTTCATTATACTCTATACCTTATGATTTCAATATTTGGTGAAACCGTATAATGTCCAATTAcaattacaatattatattcattCTTGCTCACCACCTTACTCCACAATGTATCTCATACGTATCTTTAACATCTCATATAATCTAATGTCCAAAACAACACCCTAAGAAGCAGCTCAAAATTAGGTCATTTTTGTCCCAATACATTATGAGCTATCACTTAATACATTATGAGCTATCACTTAATACATTATGAGCTATCACTTATATTTAACATCACCCAACACCCCCCCAACAATttcatcaattaattaaaataattttactcATATTAACTAATATTATTATAGGAAGCTGTCCATAGTCAAACAATAGTACgattaatcattttaatacTTCGATAACTTCAATAAGCCTGTGTCGGTTTGatccaatattttatttcatttcgaAACACTTCTAACATTTAATTTACGAACCAAATTCTCCTAAATCGATCCATGTTCTAAGCTCGGGGTTATATTATCGTAGGATTATGCTAACAAATTGTGACATAAAATCGAACgcttaaaaaggaaaaagaaatatttgattaaagaAACATAATATTGTCTCCAAAAGATGAATACATCAAGAGCCGGCTAACTAATGGTTGTCTCTCCACaaccaaataatttattttcacatTTCTTCTCCAAATCTCATCTTCATACACAAAACCTACCCCTAACTattatatttctctctcatttcctCCTTTCCAACACCCTCCCTCCCTCAAATATCTCTATATATGTTACCAACCAAACTCTTCTCCCATGGACCCTAACCATATCCCCAACGACGACGACCAAGATCCGAACTCGAAAACAACCACCGAGGAGGTCGAACAAGCCAACGAAATGGGCAGTGGCCGCTCCTACGAGTGCGTATTTTGCAAACGAGGGTTCACAACCGCTCAAGCTCTCGGCGGTCACATGAACATCCACCGCAAAGACCGTGTGAAAACCAAGCCTAATACTACCAATAATAATCCCTCCAAGCCCGAACCCTTCGCCCACCATTCAACTCTCCGCCCAACCACGCCACTAATCTCAACATCCCATCACCACTCCTTTCAAACCTATTTCCCCACTTCTTCCACTTGGTGTTTGGGTTCCACTACttctactactactactactccCTCCCACGATCATCAATTGGCGTATCTTCACAACAACCTCAACatcaacaacaataataatagcaCTCCTCAAGCTTTGAACGCGTTCAAGGAGAATTGGACGAATATCAGCCTCCCCTCACGCTCGCCTGCCCCTACTTTGATCAATCGTCGAGACAAGAGATCAGATGGTAACGTTGATGACGAGGATGACGAcgatgatgataataatgatgatgaacttGATCTTGAGCTTCGACTTGGTCACGATCGGTAGTAGAcgtaatattatatttttccattGAAGCATATGATATATAATTTGTGTGTgcagttatatatatatatatgaatatatatatttttgttgtgtgTATAGAGATgggattttatatttttgttgtagTGAGAGAGAgcattatttgattttggaatAAGGAAAAGCAGTAGAAATTGGGATGATAGAGAGATATTATACATAGCCGCCGTCTACGGGTGCCGGCCGGcaggctgctgctgctgcttctgcCGCCCTCTATATGTTTTTGTAGGATTGGATGcaagtttgatttttgttatttttattttttttatttttttaaaaagcccTAAACTTGATGAAAGGGTCTTTCCATGggattcatttttcttatgagtgtattttttttttttccattattcTTCTGCATGAAATTGATCAATATCTCTCTTTTATTGAATATTCATTTTGGTGTATATCTCTTTggggttttatttatttatttatttttgtgaaaaaaaaaaaaaaaaaaaaacttgaggtTGAATACTTTGGATTGGATTAAAAGTAGATGGGGGAGTAAAGTTGGTTTGCATCTAAAGGCTCCTACGTgacatgattattatttttataaagaaaaatg carries:
- the LOC111795900 gene encoding transcriptional regulator SUPERMAN-like; this encodes MEGGEYRSMSNGKVVKNEEQQWGFAKQETFSSDQFLHWPARKYTCNFCRREFKSAQALGGHMNVHRRDRGRLRYWSSWMHNNSYPTPSFCLPPPPPSCFSFRPSIENSSLSCIEGSGSCSRSNEGDEDADVDGVKKKKRKKGSVNLEGKMGNLVGCSSEDLDLELHL
- the LOC111794948 gene encoding transcriptional regulator SUPERMAN-like gives rise to the protein MDPNHIPNDDDQDPNSKTTTEEVEQANEMGSGRSYECVFCKRGFTTAQALGGHMNIHRKDRVKTKPNTTNNNPSKPEPFAHHSTLRPTTPLISTSHHHSFQTYFPTSSTWCLGSTTSTTTTTPSHDHQLAYLHNNLNINNNNNSTPQALNAFKENWTNISLPSRSPAPTLINRRDKRSDGNVDDEDDDDDDNNDDELDLELRLGHDR